The Halioglobus maricola genome segment TTCAAATCGGACATGTACCTGCTTGGCGGCGTAGGTGGCACCGACTTCCTGGGTGACAACTGGTTCACCGCCACCGTCGGTGTCGGCTACCGCCTGCTGTTTAACGACTCATTCGCCGCCCGGATGGATGTGCGCGACCACATCTTCGACCGTGACGTCTTCGGTGAGGACGAAACCACCCACAATATCGAGTGGACCCTCGGGGTCACCTACTTCTTCTAGGAGCTATGTCATGAGACTGCTAGTTACCCTCGCCCTGTCACTGAGTTGCAGCCTTGCACTGGCACTGACGGAGGACGGACCCGCCGCCAACTTCACCCTGAAAAGCGCGGACGGTAGCAATATGCGGCTGAGCGAGCACCGGGGCGAAGTGGTGCTGATCAATTTCTGGGCCTCATGGTGCGGGCCCTGCCGTCAGGAAATGCCGGAACTTGAACGCCTACAGCAGCAATATCATGACCTGGGTTTCACTGTGTTCGGTATCAACGTAGAGCAGGACAGGGAAGCTGCAGATCGGACCCTTAAGGACATCCCCGTCACCTTCCCCGTGCTTTTTGATGTGGAGAACACGGTCAGCGAAACTTATGGCGTGGACGCCATGCCCGCCACAGTCCTGGTGGATCGCAACGGCGTTATCCGCTTTGCCCATCGCGGCTACAAACCGGGCTACGAGCAGCTCTATGAAGAACAGATTCGCGCGCTGCTCAGGGAGTAGTAGTTAATGAAGGCACTCAAACTCGCAGGACTGTTTGCGCTGCTCGCATGCACCGGCTGCAGTGGCATTGAGCCCTGGGTGAAGCCCTACGAGCGCCAGTACCTGGCGGACCCGATCATGCGGTTTGAGCGAGACCCTGTCGCCGGCGCATATACCAAGCACGTTTACCAGGCCCGGGAAGGCGCCAGGGGCGCCGAAGGCGGCGCAGGAGTTGGCTGTGGCTGTAACTAGATACCTGACGCTTACCCTGTTGCTGGTGTTGCCGGGCCTCGCAAAAGCTGTCGTTCTGCCCGACGAGCGCGCCG includes the following:
- a CDS encoding TlpA family protein disulfide reductase; its protein translation is MRLLVTLALSLSCSLALALTEDGPAANFTLKSADGSNMRLSEHRGEVVLINFWASWCGPCRQEMPELERLQQQYHDLGFTVFGINVEQDREAADRTLKDIPVTFPVLFDVENTVSETYGVDAMPATVLVDRNGVIRFAHRGYKPGYEQLYEEQIRALLRE
- a CDS encoding DUF4266 domain-containing protein; translated protein: MKALKLAGLFALLACTGCSGIEPWVKPYERQYLADPIMRFERDPVAGAYTKHVYQAREGARGAEGGAGVGCGCN